The genomic stretch GCCGCTCCGTAACCCCGGGTGGCGGTGACCTTGGGCAGCGGCGCGCCCTCGGGCATGAACACCGTGGCGCGGATGCCCAGCAGCCCGGCGGCCAGCGCGACCCCCTGCGCGTGGTTGCCGGCGCTGGCCGCGACCACCCCGCGGGCGCGCTCGGCCGGCGAGAGGCGAGCGATCCGCGTGTACGCGCCGCGGACCTTGTAGGAGCCGGCGCGCTGCTGGTTCTCGCACTTGAGCCAGGCCTCGGCGCCGGTGATCTCGGTGAGCGGGCGCGACGGGATCAGCGGGGTCGTCTTGACCACGTCGCCCAGCAGCTCGCGGGCGGCCCGGATGTCGGCCAGCCCGAGCAGATCGAGCGGGTAGGGGGTGTGCATGCCTGAATACTGCCCCTACACGAAGGCGTGCCGCTGCCAGGGGTTGAGAACCTCGAACTGCCCGGCCACGGCCAGCAGCAGCGCCTCGGAGTCGGGCGGGCCGACGAACTGCACGGCCAGGGGCAGGCCGTCCGGGCGCAGGCCGACCGGCACCACGATCGCCGGCAGGCCCGCGACGTTCCACGGGCCCGCGAACGGGGCGTACTTCATGCTCACCGACATGTTGTGCCGCCACGACCCGCCCGCGTGCCCGTCGGCGAGCGGGGGCGCCGAGGCCAGCGCGGGCATGAGCAGCAGGTCGATCGAGTTGTCGGCGAAGAACTGGATAGACGCCTCGCGGAACGCGTCGCGCTGCGACTGCCGGACCAGGCCGCTGCGCAGCGCCCACTTGCCCAGGCGGATGTGCTGCCGGGTGCGCGGCTGCAGGTCGGCCAGGTGATAGTGCTCGGCCTCGCGATACGCCGACGCGAACCAGGTGGCCAGGGTGCCCAGCCCCAGCGCCGGCGGGTACTTCGGGTCGGCCGTACGGGTGTCGTGGCCCGCCTGCACCAGCAGCTTGGCCGCCGAGCTCACCGCGCTCATGTTGGGCTCGTCGGCGCGTACGCCGGGAAGGGGTGACCGGGTCGAGACACCGACCCGCAGCCGGCTCGGCTGCACCAGCTTGATCGGATCGCGGCCGGCCAGCACCGAGAAGCCCAGCGCCGCGTCCGCCACCGTGGTCGTGAGCACGCCGTGCTCGACCAGGCCGTACCAGTTGGTCAGGCCCAGCTCGGGCGGGACCACGCCGCGGCCGGGTTTGAGGCCGACCAGCCCGCAGCAGGCGGCCGGGATGCGGATCGAGCCGAGCCCGTCGTTGCAGTGGGCGATCGGCACCAGTCCGGCGGCCACGGCGGCGGCCGCACCCCCGGAGGAGCCGCCCGGGGTGCGGTCGCGGTCCCACGGGTTACGGGTCGGCGCGTCGGAGGCGTCGGTGACCGCCCACAGCCCCATCTCGGGCATGCGGGTCGTTCCTACGACCACCGCCCCGGCCCCGCGCAGACGGCGGACGACCTCGTGATCCTCCTCCGCCACGCCGGTGCGTGCCGCCGCCGACCCGTTCCAGGTCGGCAACCCGGCGACCGGCGTGTTCTCCTTCACCGCCACCGGCACGCCCGCGAGCGGCAGGTTCGACAGGTCTTCCTGGTCGTCGACCTTCTCGGCCTCGGTGATCGCCTCGCCGGCCCGGATCACCCGGAACGCGTCCAGCGACGGGTCGGTGATGGCGATCTGTTCCAGGTGGTCGGCGACGACCTGGGTGGCGGTGATGTCGCCGCGCCGCACCGCGCGCGAGATCTGCTTGGCGGTGGCGCCGACCCAGGTCGTCCCGTCCGTCATTTCGTGCTCCGTAGCTCAGCCGAGTGCCTGCTCCAGGTCCGCGAGCAGATCGTCAACGGTTTCGATGCCGACAGACAGTCGCACGAGATCGGCGGGGACTTCAAGCGCGGAGCCCGCAGCGGACAGGTGTGTCATCTGCCCGGGGTGCTCGATCAGCGATTCGATGCCGCCCAGCGACTCCGCGAGCACGAAGAGCTTTGTCCGGTTGCAGATCTCGACGGCCTTTTCCATGCCCCCGTTCGCCCGGAACGACACCATCCCGCCGAATCGCTGCATCTGCTTGGCCGCGACCTCGTGCCCGGGGTGCGAATCGAGACCGGGATAAAGGACGTCGGACACGGCCCGGTGCTCGCGAAGATAAGAGACGATGCGCTCGGCGTTGTCACAGTGCCTTTCCATCCGTACGCCCAAGGTCTTGACGCCCCGCAGGGTGAGCCACGCGTCGAAAGGACCGTTGACCGCGCCCATCGCGTTCTGGTGGAAGGCCAGCGTGTCGCCGAGCTCGTCGGACGCCGCGACCAGGGCCCCGCCGACCACATCGGAGTGACCGCCCAGGTATTTGGTGGTCGAGTGCACGACCACGTCGGCCCCCAGCGCGAGCGGCTGCTGCAGGTAGGGCGAGGCGAACGTGTTGTCCACCACCAGCAGCGCGTCGTACTCGTGGGCCAGCCCGCCCAGCGCCGCGATGTCGGCGATGTTGAGCAGCGGGTTCGTCGGCGTCTCGGCCCAGATCATCTTCGTCACGCCGGGCCGGAACGCGGCGCGCACCTGGTCGAGGTCGTCGAGGGGCACTGCCGTCCACGACAGCCCCCAGTTCTCGGCCACCTTGGCGAAAAGGCGATAAGTTCCCCCGTACGCGTCCCCGGGGATCACCACGTGGTCGCCCGGACGGCAGACGGCTCGGAGCAGCGTGTCCTCGGCGGCCAGACCGCTCGCGAAGGCCAGGCCACGGCGGCCGCCCTCGATCGCGGCCAGGCATTCCTGCAGCGCGTCGCGGGTGGGGTTGCCGGAGCGGCTGTATTCGTAACCCAGCCGGGGCGCGCCGACGGCGTCCTGGGCGTACGTGCTCGTCTGATAGATCGGTGGCACGACCGCGCCGGTCCGGGGGTCCGGATCCTGGCCGGCGTGGATGGCAAGGGTGTCGAACCCGTAGTCGTAAGCCGTCATGTTGCGCAAGGCTAGTCTCGCCAGGTGGCATCGTGCGTGTTCTGCGACATCGTGGCGGGATCGGTGCCCGCCTTCAAGGTCATCGACTCGCCCGACGGCGTGGGGTTCCTCGACGTGCGGCCCGTGTTCAAGGGGCACGTGCTGGTCGTGCCCCGGGCCCACGTGGTGACCCTGCCTTCATTGCCCCTTACCGATCTGCCCGGATATTTCAACCTCGTGCAGCGGGTCACGGCGGCGGTTCCCGAAGCTTTGGGGGCGCAGGGGACATTTGTGGCGAACAACAACATCGTCTCGCAGTCGGTGGCCCACCTGCATTTCCACGTGGTGCCGCGGACAAAAGGTGACGGTTTGCGCGGTTTCTTCTGGCCCCGGCACAAGTACGCGAGCGACGACGAGGCCCGGGACTACGCGAGCCGCATCGCCGCGAAACTCGGGTAAGGATCAGGCCGTCCCCGGTGTTACATCACCGGATGAAGGGAGTGACCGTGTTCCTGCGGCACAAGAAGCTCGAGCTGATTACCCCCGACCAGGCCCTGCCCGGCCGGCTCCTGGAGATGCCGGTCGCCGCCGAGCACACCGTTCTCGGCACCCCGCTGAAGGGCCCGTGGCCGGCCGGCCTCGAGGTCGCCGTGTTCGGGATGGGCTGTTTCTGGGGCGCCGAGCGGATCTTCTGGCAGCTGCCGGGTGTCTACTCGACCTCGGTCGGCTACGCCGGCGGGTTCACCAGGAACCCGACGTACGAGGAGACCTGCTCCGGCGCGACCGGCCACGCCGAGGTGGTCCAGGTCGTCTACGACCCCACCAAGATCCAGTACGAGGACCTGCTGAAGGCCTTCTGGGAGAACCACGACCCGACCCAGGGCATGCGCCAGGGCAACGACGTCGGCACCCAGTACCGCTCCGCGATCTACACGACCACGGACGCGCAGGCCGCCACCGCCGAGGCCAGCTTGGAGGCGTTCCAGCCGGTGGTCACCAAGGCCGGCCACGGCCCCATCACCACCGAGATCCGGCCGCTCGGCACGTACTACTACGCCGAGGACTACCACCAGCAGTACCTGTCCGACGCCAAGAACCCGTACGGCTACTGCAACCACGGCCCCAACGGCATGACCTGCCCGGTCGGGGTCGCCCGCACCAACTGACGCACGTGCGAGAATGGCGGTGACCGACCGACCGGAGGTGAAGGATGTCCAGCAACGCTGAACCGATGCCCGCGTGGCCCCCGGCTGCCGAGCACGTGCCGGCCGCGGAACTGGCCCGTCGCCAGGGTGTTCAGCCGGTCGCCGCCATCGATGACCTCGCCCGGCCCGAGTTGTTCCAGTCGGACGACGAGTTGGACGAGTTCCTCACCGACCTGTATGCCTCTCGGCGGGCGGGGCTCGCTTGAGCCTGGTCGTCCTGGACACCGACGTCGCGTCGGCCATCCTGCGCGGCAGGTTGCACGACCGGCTCAGGGCCCGGCTAGCCGGTAAGACCTTGTGCATCACGTTCGTCACTCTTGGCGAACTGACCAAGTGGACCGTTTTGCGCAGCTGGGGCCCGAGAAAGCTGGCAGACCTGGCGGATTGGCGCTCCAACGTCGTGGTCTTGCCGTTCGACGAGGCGGTCGCGACCACTTGGGGTCATCTGCAGGCACGCGCACAGCACCGTGGGCGCCCCCGTCCCATGAACGATTCGTGGATCGCGGCCTGCTGCCTGGTGGACCGGCTGCCCTTGGCAACGTTCAACGGCAAGGATTTCGCCGACTTCGCCGAGTACGACGGCCTGCGCCTCTTCGACGTGTCCTAGGCAACCGTCCCGATTCGGGCCGTGCAATCGCGGCAACCGCCGGGGGTGGTTTTCATGCCTGGGGGTGGAAAAGATCGACATGTCCCGACATCGTCCGCACACTGGGGATCGACAGCGGTACAGCGGGAGGTGTGACGTGCGGACCTTTTACAACGACGACGAGCGCCAGGCCTGGAACCTCGCGGAGTCGCTCACCGAGCAGGCCGAGGAGTCGATGCGGGAGGCCGAGGAGGCCCTCGAGACGTGGAAGACCGGCAAGGAGATGAACCGGCTGCGCTGCATCCGTAAGGGCATCAGCGAGTCGGACGCGGAGATCCGCTGGTCGGCGTCGACGAATGCGAAGAACGCGATCACCAACAACGGTTTCTACGTCGGGCTGGCGACCATGTATTACGGCGCGGCCGCCGCCAATTACACCCGGGCGCTCTATCTGCGCAGCCTGGGCGGCCGGCCGATGGCGGCCTAACTGCCCTCTTCGTCGGCCGTCGCGGCCTGCGCGGACTGCGGGCGGGGCTGCGGGTCGGCCGGCGCCGCCGAGGCGGGATTGGCCAGGGCCAGGCCCAGCACGGCGCCGGCGCTGATCAGACCGAGGCCGGCCAGCGAAACCGGGCGGCGTTCGGACTTGTCCATGCGTACCTCCATCGCGGGATGGCTTCCCACGGTGACAGCGCTTCCTGTGACGCCCCTGTGCAGAACCTGCCAAAGACTTGGTCTGTGTCAGGGTCATCCGTTCGGGCACTATTAACCGATGGAGATCGCCAGCGAGACAGAGCGTAAATACGACGTGGCCGCCGAGTTTCAGCTGCCCGATCTCGCCGGCCGGGCGGGGATCAGCAGCACCGACGGCGCGCAGACCCACGAGCTCGACGCCACGTACTTCGACACCGACGATCTGGCGCTGATGAAGAACCGGCGGACGCTGCGGCGCCGTACGGGCGGAGAGGACGCCGGCTGGCACCTCAAGACCCCGGGTGACGGCGGCAGTCGTACGGAACACCGGATGCCCCTCGACGGTGAGCTGGTCCCGGCCCAGCTCACCGGCCTGGTCCGCGCGATCATCAGGCGGGAGCCGCTCAAGCCGGTCGCGCGCCTGCGCACCCACCGGGTCGAGACGCCGTTGCGCGACGCCGCCGGCAACACGCTGGCCCTCATCGCCCAGGACCAGGTGATCGCCGAGCGCGACGGGCGTGAGCAGCGCTGGCAGGAGGTCGAGGTCGAGCTCGTCGAGGGCGGCCCGAAACTGCTCGCCGCGATCGAGAAGCTGCTGCTCAAGGCCGGCGCCACGCCCGCGTCGGGGCCCTCCAAGGTCGCTCGCGCCTTCGGCAACCCGCCCCCTGCCGCGCCGGCGCCCACCCCGCAGAACCCCGTTCTCCGGTACGTCCGGGACCAGCGCGACGCGATCACCGGGTTCGACCCGGGGGTGCGGCAGGGTGATCCGGAAGCGGTGCACAAGATGCGCGTCGGCACGCGACGTCTGCGCAGCACCCTGAAGACGTTCAAGCGTTCCTTCCCGGAGGCGGCCGACCTGAACGGCGAGCTGAAGTGGCTGGCCGACCTGCTGGGCCAGGTACGCGACGGTCAGGTGCAGGAGGCCAAGCTGCTCGCCGGGCTCGACGACGCCGGGCCGCAGTTCGTGCCGGTGGCCGCCCGGATCCGCGAGCACCTGGACAGGCAGGTGGCCGACGGCCGGGCCGCGCTCGACGACGCGCTGGAGAGCGAGCGCTATCTGACCCTGCTCGACCGCATCGACCAGCTGGCCCGGCAGACCACCGCCGAGAAGGACCCGATCAACCGGGCCCGTAAGAGCCTGGCCAAGGCCGACGGGCTGCTCGACGAGGCGCTGGCCCACGGCGAGGACCACGAGCTGCACGACGCCCGCAAGGCCTACAAGCGGGCCCGGTACGCCGTCGAGGTGTTCGAGCCGCAGGCCGGCAAGCCCGCCAAGCGGCTGGTCAAGGCGCTGACCACCCTGCAGGACGGGCTCGGCGCGCATCAGGACTCGGTGGTCGCCCGCGAGCTGCTGCTCGAGCTCGGCGAGGACAGCTTCTGGTTCGGCGTCCTGTGGGCCCGGCAGGAGCAGGTCGGCCGGGACACGTACGCGGAACTGCCCCCGGTGGTGAAGAAGTCGCGCAAGACGAAACTTCGCCGGTGGTTGGCCTGATTGTCACCCGGCGCGGGTATGTAGTCCGGCATGCAGGCGGAGGCAGAGCAGAACGGTCACGTCGAGGACACCGATTCCACGACCGAGCCGTATTCGGGACCGGTCGCCGAACTGGGTGGATACCGGGTCGCGGACGATGACGACGACGACCCGGTGCTGCTCAACGCCGACGGCTCGCCGGTCGACACGTGGCGCGAGGACTACCCGTACGACGAACGCATGCCCCGGCAGGAGTACGACCACCACAAGCGGCTGCTGCAGATCGAGTTGCTGAAGCTGCAGAACTGGTGCAAGAGCACCGGTGAGCGCCTGGTGATCCTCTTCGAGGGGCGCGACGCGGCCGGCAAGGGCGGCACGATCAAGCGCTTCATGGAGCATCTGAACCCGCGCGGCTCGAAGGTCGTGGCGCTGGAGAAACCGAGCGAGCGGGAAAGCACGCAGTGGTATTTCCAGCGCTACATCAGCCACCTGCCGGCCGCCGGTGAGATCGTGCTGTTCGACCGGTCCTGGTACAACCGGGCCGGCGTCGAGCGGGTGATGGGCTACTGCACCCGCCAGGAATACCTCGAGTTCATGCGGCAGGCCCCCGAGCTGGAGCGCATGCTCGTACGCTCCGGCATCAACCTGGTCAAGTTCTGGTTCTCGGTGACCCAGGGCGAGCAGCGCACCCGCTTCGCCATTCGCCAGGTCGACCCCGTACGGCAATGGAAGCTCTCCCCCAACGACCTCGCGTCGCTCGACAAGTGGGGCGACTACACCGAGGCCAAGGAGGCGATGTTCTTCTACACCGACACCGCCGACGCGCCGTGGACCGTGGTGAAGAGCAACGACAAGAAACGCGCGCGGCTCGAGGCGATGCGGCACGTGCTCAACCGCTTCGACTACGACAACAAGGACGAGAGCGTCGTCGGCAGGCCCGACCCGCTGATCGTCGGCCCGGCGGCACTGGCCGTCGAGGGCACCGAGATGTCGCCGCGCGTATTCCCGCGTCTGTAGTGATTCAAAATTCCTTGGCGGCTCGGCCTTCGCGTAGTTAACGTAGCCGTACACGTGAAGGGAGGTGGTCCGAAGTTGTATAGCAA from Paractinoplanes brasiliensis encodes the following:
- a CDS encoding amidase; its protein translation is MTDGTTWVGATAKQISRAVRRGDITATQVVADHLEQIAITDPSLDAFRVIRAGEAITEAEKVDDQEDLSNLPLAGVPVAVKENTPVAGLPTWNGSAAARTGVAEEDHEVVRRLRGAGAVVVGTTRMPEMGLWAVTDASDAPTRNPWDRDRTPGGSSGGAAAAVAAGLVPIAHCNDGLGSIRIPAACCGLVGLKPGRGVVPPELGLTNWYGLVEHGVLTTTVADAALGFSVLAGRDPIKLVQPSRLRVGVSTRSPLPGVRADEPNMSAVSSAAKLLVQAGHDTRTADPKYPPALGLGTLATWFASAYREAEHYHLADLQPRTRQHIRLGKWALRSGLVRQSQRDAFREASIQFFADNSIDLLLMPALASAPPLADGHAGGSWRHNMSVSMKYAPFAGPWNVAGLPAIVVPVGLRPDGLPLAVQFVGPPDSEALLLAVAGQFEVLNPWQRHAFV
- a CDS encoding cystathionine gamma-synthase codes for the protein MTAYDYGFDTLAIHAGQDPDPRTGAVVPPIYQTSTYAQDAVGAPRLGYEYSRSGNPTRDALQECLAAIEGGRRGLAFASGLAAEDTLLRAVCRPGDHVVIPGDAYGGTYRLFAKVAENWGLSWTAVPLDDLDQVRAAFRPGVTKMIWAETPTNPLLNIADIAALGGLAHEYDALLVVDNTFASPYLQQPLALGADVVVHSTTKYLGGHSDVVGGALVAASDELGDTLAFHQNAMGAVNGPFDAWLTLRGVKTLGVRMERHCDNAERIVSYLREHRAVSDVLYPGLDSHPGHEVAAKQMQRFGGMVSFRANGGMEKAVEICNRTKLFVLAESLGGIESLIEHPGQMTHLSAAGSALEVPADLVRLSVGIETVDDLLADLEQALG
- a CDS encoding HIT family protein, whose protein sequence is MASCVFCDIVAGSVPAFKVIDSPDGVGFLDVRPVFKGHVLVVPRAHVVTLPSLPLTDLPGYFNLVQRVTAAVPEALGAQGTFVANNNIVSQSVAHLHFHVVPRTKGDGLRGFFWPRHKYASDDEARDYASRIAAKLG
- the msrA gene encoding peptide-methionine (S)-S-oxide reductase MsrA, with translation MFLRHKKLELITPDQALPGRLLEMPVAAEHTVLGTPLKGPWPAGLEVAVFGMGCFWGAERIFWQLPGVYSTSVGYAGGFTRNPTYEETCSGATGHAEVVQVVYDPTKIQYEDLLKAFWENHDPTQGMRQGNDVGTQYRSAIYTTTDAQAATAEASLEAFQPVVTKAGHGPITTEIRPLGTYYYAEDYHQQYLSDAKNPYGYCNHGPNGMTCPVGVARTN
- a CDS encoding type II toxin-antitoxin system VapC family toxin yields the protein MSLVVLDTDVASAILRGRLHDRLRARLAGKTLCITFVTLGELTKWTVLRSWGPRKLADLADWRSNVVVLPFDEAVATTWGHLQARAQHRGRPRPMNDSWIAACCLVDRLPLATFNGKDFADFAEYDGLRLFDVS
- a CDS encoding CYTH and CHAD domain-containing protein produces the protein MEIASETERKYDVAAEFQLPDLAGRAGISSTDGAQTHELDATYFDTDDLALMKNRRTLRRRTGGEDAGWHLKTPGDGGSRTEHRMPLDGELVPAQLTGLVRAIIRREPLKPVARLRTHRVETPLRDAAGNTLALIAQDQVIAERDGREQRWQEVEVELVEGGPKLLAAIEKLLLKAGATPASGPSKVARAFGNPPPAAPAPTPQNPVLRYVRDQRDAITGFDPGVRQGDPEAVHKMRVGTRRLRSTLKTFKRSFPEAADLNGELKWLADLLGQVRDGQVQEAKLLAGLDDAGPQFVPVAARIREHLDRQVADGRAALDDALESERYLTLLDRIDQLARQTTAEKDPINRARKSLAKADGLLDEALAHGEDHELHDARKAYKRARYAVEVFEPQAGKPAKRLVKALTTLQDGLGAHQDSVVARELLLELGEDSFWFGVLWARQEQVGRDTYAELPPVVKKSRKTKLRRWLA
- the ppk2 gene encoding polyphosphate kinase 2; amino-acid sequence: MQAEAEQNGHVEDTDSTTEPYSGPVAELGGYRVADDDDDDPVLLNADGSPVDTWREDYPYDERMPRQEYDHHKRLLQIELLKLQNWCKSTGERLVILFEGRDAAGKGGTIKRFMEHLNPRGSKVVALEKPSERESTQWYFQRYISHLPAAGEIVLFDRSWYNRAGVERVMGYCTRQEYLEFMRQAPELERMLVRSGINLVKFWFSVTQGEQRTRFAIRQVDPVRQWKLSPNDLASLDKWGDYTEAKEAMFFYTDTADAPWTVVKSNDKKRARLEAMRHVLNRFDYDNKDESVVGRPDPLIVGPAALAVEGTEMSPRVFPRL